From Brassica rapa cultivar Chiifu-401-42 chromosome A06, CAAS_Brap_v3.01, whole genome shotgun sequence:
GACTTTGATGTTGTGTCGTGTGTGTTCAGTTTTACGACCCATCATGGAAAGTATGGGGAACAACGGGAGAAGAACAAGTTACAGCCAAAAAAGAATTGCTTGAACATTTCAAGACACTTGAAACGGAGCTTGGAGACAAAACTTACTATGGTGGGGATGTCTTCGGATTCGTAGACATTGCACTAATGGGATATTACAGCTGGTTCAAAGCCATTGAGAAGTTTGGTGAGTTCAGTATCGAAGCAGAGTTCCCAAAATTGACTCAGTGGACCAAGAGGTGTTTAGAGAGAGATAGCGTGGTTAATTCATTAGCTGATTCTGACAAGATTGTCGAGTATGCTTATGTTCTCAGAAGGAAATTGGGAGCTGAGTAGATCTTTGTCAGGTTGTCGAAATGAGTCTGAACACATAAGGAAAAAGATGGTTTGATATCAAGAAGACTGTTATGTTCTGTTTTATgtgaaatttgtattttcttttgttttttaatactTTCTAGTTTCTAAAGTAGGATTATCcataataaaaatgtttgtttCCTCTTTTACGCTTAGTATCCTCTGAAATGGATTAAATCAAGAAAACCAATTTGAAAATCTGAATGACTTTTGGTAAACCATTAAcgttaatttgttttattacaCACctccataattttaaacatcAGACTCAGAGGGGCATATTTGCAAAAACACACCAAAAACTCAAAAAGGGATAATAATTAAGTCACGAGATATTTCAATACAATATTACAAGATACTAGAGCCGGGGTCTGCGCTTCGCGCggataatatgttttattaaagtaaatttttatatttttgtagttttaaGTATAAGATATTGGAAGTTAAGTTTAGTTCGTTGTAGAATTTAACCATAGAGTTTTTGTTTGAATGCGATGCGGTGAtcagtttttgttttctaaacaatagtaagtttgaaaaatatatgGTTGTTTGCATTGAagtgtaaattttaaaacagttgACTGGTGTCGGTTTCCGTCTTGTGGTTTTATCCCATGTGGAGGTATGCCATCAGGCTTAGGATAGCAGTTTATTTCTCTTTTGAAAGCGTTGTATGATATCAATGTTGTTGTCAAAGTAAAAGAGCGATCTTGGTGTGGTTGTGTGATAGTTTCCCTAAAAAGGGAAATATTTATAAGCATTTAGTTAgacataaactttatgtttagttgATTACCTTCATGTAACCTTGGAATGATATTTGTGATGATTACGATTTGGTTTTTCCTGGTAGATATGCGATTTAACTCCCTAAAATTAGCCGCCTCATTATCCCACATAGTTAGATGGATCAATCTGGATCtacaaaaattattgtattatatatttattgcttAACGCAATCCAATGATGATTTTTGTATCTGTGTTGTGGTTATATAAATCACTTCCTTGGATGAGGCATATGCGGCCAACAACATCTGCgggaataatttgtttttagcaacaaaaatagagaatttatttgtatgtgtgataggtatggtttttttttttgacttggGAGGAAGTTGGTTGCACTTGCTAAGCTGATCAACTGGGGATAGCGTTGGGGCCATAAAATGTATGAAGGAATCGGTGGAATGTTTTCTTGAATCAGTGTTATAATTGTTGTCTCattgatattgattatgtatGGTTGAACGGTAAGCATGTACCGTCGGTTATTGGGAAGAAGATTAAAATTACTAATGTGATTAATTTTTCCTTCTTCGAACCGTTGATACACTGTGTCAGACGTAGAAATAGGCACCTGCCcttccattttttttgttcctGTTGAATGGTTAAAAGCAATTATTTGAAATGTTGTtggaataattaaaagtaagtATTTTTTAGACAAACCTAGATGTCAATATAAATGAAAGTTGTTCCTAGGAAAGCATTTTTATTTGTGTGATTTGTGATGGGCCACATCCTAATGATCCTAACGACAATTGGTTGCGTTCCGAGGTTGTCGCTCCACTTGTTGTGAACTTCGGCTAGAATTACAAAAAgataaattgaaaacaaaaatagagaaaaattgcaattaaaaaatcaactaaaaaaattattttaaaaaattgtattttgaaAACGTATAATCTAAGACtattacttaattttttttattgttttttaatattttttaattaaattttatatatctagggtatatAGATCATTTTACCGactaaatgaaacattttggttatTCTATCAAAACTTTCCTTCtttatcacaattttttttttggtttgtttttaaaacatattataaacaaataaaatttaataatatatggaAATAAAATTTCGGTTGTATAGGGGTTTTCGAGTTTTTGGTGGTGCTGGAAAATAATTGGTCATTGTGACTTTAATCGTTTTAAAATATgcaattaatatatgtttttttgtatcgtttaaaactaataagatgtaaataatgaagaatatattaaaactaaaaatatatataaaaccacATTTATGATAAACATGGTCAAACGGTTCATAATTTGtatgttaaattaaaaaacatcTTCTAGATAAAAGGAaaatctacatttgtatttgtGCATTAAATGAAAAAAGGGAAATAATATGAAAAGCTTCTTTGCAAACAATAGAGTGCATTAACAACttgtatattttgtttattagagttttggataaataattaatatttcaataataataatgttttcattcaaaaatgataatatttaagTTGAAGAtgagatgaagaggaagagaatcACGATGAGATGGAGTCGGTGATTAGGGCTAGGGTGAGGATGAGCGATCTTtagttttttagaaaattatatgttttagaGCTTTTAGTATTTAGGTTTAAGTCAGCTCAATTAAAATTTGGAGTTTTAAAGTTTCTGAAAGGGTAAGttaagttttgtttattttataatgcGAAGATGTTGGAAGCGGtggtcatttttttttaaaaaaacaacagtaagtttaaataataaattgttttgaGGAATTCAATATTCGTAAGAAAAAATAGTATTTGTGTGTGCCTATTTAATTGACGTAGGAAGCGGTaacataaatgttttaaaagcgGTGgtcatttattttgttcttttcttATAGAGAGCACCACCACTTTCATGGTCACATGACACACATATATTCTTCTGGAAACTACACATTATATTGAAAGAATAGCTGAAAAAGAAGTCTTTTGTAAGGTCCACCATACACAGGAGCTACACAGGAACCTCTTGTACCTGTTTATCAACACCAGATAAAGAAACGCAAGGGTTAAATGACTTGAGTTCATAAAAAGGTGGAAGGGTATAATAAATGAACACATGTAACTCACTAACTTTTCACCGaactgaaaagaaaaacagaaactTTCTTCGACAATAAGCTTGggacagacaaaaaaaaaagggaaaaaaagtaaaagatatataaaaacacCTGTTCTCGTCTCTTGAATTTGAAATGCTGCAAATCATGCTAGAATTTCGCAAAGAAATGATCTCACTCTTGGAGACTTCATACACCATGTGACCACAAATTTCGCCTATCTCTCTTCTCTAAGTGATAACCAGAATGTAGTATGGTCCCTAAAACTTAATGAATCCTGAGACCACAAAAAtgggaagaaaaaaacaaattgtgagaACACGCTGTAAAAGTAAAACAATGTATGTTTCAGCGACCATAACTTGAAACAAAAGAACACAAACCAATGATGCCATAACAGAGAGTGACAAATTCGAGGCCGCCTGTGGCCTTGTTTCCTTTGTGTATCCGTTTAAGCAGCTCGTAGCATTCTTTTTTGGTATAGGCAGTGAAATCCTCACTGAGGTTAAGCTCAGACACATCAAGCTGGTCTATCTTTAGTACTCTATACACTCCATTACCATTCCAACCAATCATATAGAAATTCTGAAGACAACTAAAAAGAATGGATAAGGAACTACATAAGCATGTAATCATGTGCTAATCAATTATATATGGTTTACTGATAAACTTTTATATTCAAGTTAGGACGGGATACCTCTCTCAAGGTTCCTTGATGTTTAGCAAAAACTTCATTGTCCTTTATTTGAAGGTCAGACTTCTCAGATTGAAGCTTCTTGTAATCAGAAACTGAAGGACCTCCTAGCTTTTGCTGGATGAATCTGAAAGCAAAACCAAAGAAGGATACAATAGTAGGGGAGCATAaacaaattatgaaattataCTCTTTGACCTAACTCATATTAGGATAAAGTTCATAAAAGGTATCACCTGTGTAGAAGATTATAAGTCAGTAAGTTATGGTACTCTCTTAAAAACTAATATTTACCGGTTAGAAACAAAGTAGGTGTCCATGAACTTACTCTAAAGCAGAGGAAGGCTTGTCATTCTGCTCATACAAAGCAATCAGAACTACATTCGAAACCCACATTGCGTTCCAGAACATACAAAGGAGtacaaatcaaattattatgtCCGATCAAACTATTTGATACAGAAACTGTTGCGATAGGTTTTAGTGATGgtgtaatataaaaaaaaaagaaacattaccTTTGGTGAAGAACTCCACTAACTCTAAATACTTCCTCAAAGCTTCTTTATTGGCTTCTTTCTCCTGATTTATGTAGAAACAAAAAAGTATATCAAAAACTGAAAGAAACAGATCTTTAAGGTCAACTCATTCTCTTCTTCCATCTCTATTGCAAAGAGTCTTACCTTTTCATTTCCAGCTATGTCAGGCTACCCTCAGACGAGCAAAAGTTACAGTAACGGTGGTGCAAATCAACCGCCACCTCGTCAGCCACCTTACTCCTCCGGCAGAAACAATCCGTACGGCGGATTACGCAACAACGGCATCGGAGGAAGACATTTTGAGAATCTACGCTTGATAAATAAGACAAACTGACAGAGGTTATGAAGATCTATTCTACTCTCAACCCTCTCCTATTTATAGATTTAACGTGAAGGAAACAGAGAGGTCGACATCGTTACTGGGTTTAGTATGAATAATAATTATCCCAAATTTAAAGAATACATTGAATGATAGGGGAGGTGAAGAGATGAGAGGAAGAACTTTAGTTTACAGATTAGAAAAACGGTGACGCTAGGTTGAACTGTGGAAGAATAATAACGATGAATCCCTAATCAAATTAAGTACAAAACCAGAGAATCAGACCAAACTCCGAAATATTAGACCAAACCAAAACCGGGACGAAAATGGGGCCCAAAACGTTAGTGACATGGCATATTGATTGGCTCACAATTTTTTTTGCCCATGTGGCAAGGCTTAGGAGCCAGGGATTTAgccccttttatatagtaggactgttttgaattttgatattTAAACTACACCTGCTCGtagtatttcatattttataatagTACTGAACTCGGAAATAATATGCACCTTGTGCGGAATAAGATTATTAATTACATTATTTTCTAAGATAAGAAAATATTAGGTCTGTTTAATGAATATCAATTTAGTTTTAGGTTGagttttttcgttttttaatctactaaaatataactataattttaaatctatatttattttggtttgttcggttaaaATACTTGAGGTTTTCAGTATTAAtcaaaaactattattattgaTTTTGTTTCATGTTATAATTTAGACAGTTTTgatgtcgaaccaatggtttcatattataatttttaaatgaatgAAACATCAAATCtagataaaaaagaaaaaaattactaaaacaaaTCATGTAATTACAATTTGGTCGATGGTGAAATGAATCATTAAAAAGAAGAATATTTCAATTTCCAAGAGAATTAGAATCTTCGCTTGTGATGCGTATTTAGTATATATGTGTTCATGTCAATGTGAACATGTATGtgtttgtaaaaatatataaaaataattgataaaaaatatataaagataccgTTAATTAacattagtaaaaaaaattaaattgtctTTCTATGTAGAACCTTTTTATAACCCGTAGAACTTTGTATGTGAATTTTATATTGGAAAAATGTAAAGTAATGAACACATTAATGTTTGAATGAAAAACTCTCTACATGTGACATATCATCATATTCATTTTCAAACCGCTATGAAACTGCCACGTGACAAACATAGTGTGAACAAACTAATGtcaaatgtttgtattttacTTCTTCCGTTTCAAAAAGatctatattttagaaaaaaaattgtttcaaaaagatatatttcCTCCGTTCCACAATAGAAGATGTTTTGGAGAagttttgatgttttaaaatataagatgttttgatACTTTTAAGGTACtttaaatttattgaaaattggtcaaccaattatattttactGCATGATTTATGATTGATTAACttatgtttaatttatattatttaataatattatcttttaaaaagcaagtttcttaatttttgtgcATTCAagcaaaaaatgttatattaaagaacggaaggagtatgttttacattttcaatacataaattaatggtaaactctaaactttaaaaaaacataatggtgtttataaagattttattggttaaaaattgtGGAAAATAGTATATAACGGAAAATAATGCATTGATAACTAAAAtctgatatgtttttttaatagatgTGACTAAAATCTTTTTGAAATAACGGGAATCTGATATTGTATTTAGATATCGGAATAATAACGGAAAATAATACACTGGTAACTAATATGGATggagtaatatttatatattgtgaTACAAAGAAAGAAAGCCTAGAGGGAGTATGTCTTTTTGCCCAACAACATAATGGATATGGCTTTATGCTTATGAAATTTTACAGCCAATTAAGAGTATTCATTAATCCACCAAAAATTCATCGTGGAATATAATTCAAAGTTAGCTGCTTTTATTAAATCAGCTAACCATGTGATCATATAAAACATAGCAACACTACGACACTATTTAATTTGTTCTCTGCAAAGAAACAACTAACTTTTGGATCTATGTCGGTCACGAGATTGGAGCAGCTTCTAATTTCAGTATCCTATAAAcatggtttatatttttgtaaacataaacGAAGAAATATTTGCTTCAAAGTTCAAACCTAGGGTTGGTGATTTTCTAGCTTGAGTCCATCGTAAGAAAGTACTCCCTTTGTTCTTAAAAGTAAGAAGTTTTACAGAAATTTGATGttccaatatataagatattttcagTTTtcgaaataatttttattttattaaaaattgtgtacctaatcatattttaataatctattttataattggttgaatataattaatttatagttttaatgatattttctagacAAAAAGTAGTTTTTTTAGTATGTGTGTTTCTACCTAAACATTCTATTTTCAGGAACGGAAGGAGTATGATACAAAGTTGTAAAACTAATTATAGAGCTTtacaaattaatttatacagtCTAGCTAGATCGTAGTGGACCTATGAATGTTCACATTTGTAGCGTTGTTGTCAATTTAGAAACCCCTTAAATGTTTCTCCTAGGGAAATGCGAGGAGTGTCAATGAATATCGAAATTAAATGCTTTCACCAACCCTATCGATCCAACACTTGCTTTTTATTTAATATCACACATTAAAATCACCACCACTTGTTTATAACCAACCACATTTTCCCCTCAAGCAACCATAACAAGAGCTAGAGAGAGGAAAAATCaaagaaatttaagaaaatgGAGAAGATTGATGATCATCTCAAGCCTAGCCACAGTGTTTCCGCTGGTGCTGCGACAGAGAAGTGGGAGGAGGTTAGTACTGGTATCCGAACCGCCGAGACAATGCTCCGGTTAGCTCCGGTGGGTCTTTGTGTTGCGGCGCTTGTTATCATGCTTAAAGACTCTCAGACTAATGAGTACGGCGACGTTTCTTACTCCAACCTCACAGCGTTCAGGTATCTTCTCCATgcttagatatatatatagttatgttAGAGTTACATTTTCTTGCTTATTATATACCATTAGGGTTTGTGAGATGATGTACCTAATGTCATAGGAAACAAGATAATCGCTGTCGTTCCAACAGATTGACTCTACATACGTGTATACATGTGCATATTAcatctatttatatttttggtagaCTAATGAGAACCCTATTATgtacataattaattaatttggaCCATTAAAACCAAATGAAAAAGTATATGTGGTGGTAATAATGAGCTTACAATTAGGTACTTGGTGCACGCAAATGGAATATGTGCAGGCTACTCTCTTCTCTCAGCAGCCATTGCAGCCATGCCTGGTTCTTCTTCCACTATGCCTCGTGTTTGGACCTTCTTCTGTCTCGACCAGGTCTCATATTAGTTCTTGATACattctgttttatttattaaaccATCCGTTAATAAAACTAGTAAAACTAATTTCATAACATGGTTCCGTCAGATTCTGACCTACGTGGTTCTTGCTGCTGGAGCTGTGTCTACTGAAGTTCTATACTTAGCCTACAAAGGAGACGATGCCATTACGTGGAGCGATGCGTGCAGTTCATTTGGCAGTTTCTGCCATAAAGCCACTGCTTCTGTTATAATCACATTCGTTGTGGTTTGCTTTTATGTCGTTCTCTCTCTTATCTCCTCTTATAAGCTCTTTACTCGCTTTGATCCTCCAGCCACCGTTGACTCCAACAAAAACGTCGAAGTTGCTGTCTTTGGAAGTTGATCCGTAGCTTTCTTTATTTAAGACATCTCTAATTTGTCGTGTTTACAATGTCTCCACTGTCTTTAATAACTTTGATCAAGAATATAATGCTTGTAATCTGATGTTCATTTTCGCGTGCTTGCTTTTTCCTATTTACCATTCCTTGCGGATGTTTAGACATGAGAATCATACAAAATTACAGGAGAAATGAAAAACTCTTGCAACCTCGACATAACGTTTAAGGGTACTCGTTAACTTAGTAACTAGAACAAATCCAACCTAAAGTTGTTGATTAGGACTAGAATAAGGATTATGATGAAGCCATATAAAGCAGGAAGAAAAACATTTAGTTACCATTAATGGTATAACatgaaaatcattaaaaaaaagtaatgggagaaatgaaattttttt
This genomic window contains:
- the LOC103872506 gene encoding glutathione S-transferase U26, translating into MTDEVILLDYWPSMFGMGTTKIALAEKGVAYEYKETDPRVKTSLLIETNPIHKKIPVLIHKGKQICEPLIQLEYIDEVWSDTYPILPSDPYQKAQARFWGAFIDKKFYDPSWKVWGTTGEEQVTAKKELLEHFKTLETELGDKTYYGGDVFGFVDIALMGYYSWFKAIEKFGEFSIEAEFPKLTQWTKRCLERDSVVNSLADSDKIVEYAYVLRRKLGAE
- the LOC103872507 gene encoding CASP-like protein 2A1 isoform X1, with the protein product MEKIDDHLKPSHSVSAGAATEKWEEVSTGIRTAETMLRLAPVGLCVAALVIMLKDSQTNEYGDVSYSNLTAFRYLVHANGICAGYSLLSAAIAAMPGSSSTMPRVWTFFCLDQILTYVVLAAGAVSTEVLYLAYKGDDAITWSDACSSFGSFCHKATASVIITFVVVCFYVVLSLISSYKLFTRFDPPATVDSNKNVEVAVFGS
- the LOC103872507 gene encoding CASP-like protein 2A1 isoform X2 — its product is MSTATFLTPTSQRSGYSLLSAAIAAMPGSSSTMPRVWTFFCLDQILTYVVLAAGAVSTEVLYLAYKGDDAITWSDACSSFGSFCHKATASVIITFVVVCFYVVLSLISSYKLFTRFDPPATVDSNKNVEVAVFGS